Proteins from a single region of Novosphingobium sp. CECT 9465:
- a CDS encoding aldehyde dehydrogenase family protein produces MTEIQPTAADLSSEIARVFALQQANQWKVKATTAEQRMAKLAKLKAAVESHTDAIITAVLEDTRKPLGEIRVTEVLNVTGNIQRNIDNLDAWMTPTDVTPSMNPADKAKIVYEARGVCLILGPWNFPLGLALGPVAAAVAAGNCCIVKLTDLCPATARVAASIIAEAFDESEVALFEGDVSVASALLELPFNHIFFTGSTRVGKIVMAAAAKHLASVTLELGGKSPVIVDESADIAKVAAQLANAKQFNGGQACISPDYVFVREEQKAALIEGFRANVAANLYDNGAIRKDSIAQIVNPANFARVKALFDDAVEKGATVAVGGILEADDLTIHPTMLTDVTPQMKILQEEIFAPVIPVMTYETLDQAIGYVQARDKPLALYVYSQDEASVARVLNETSSGGVTVNGVFSHYLENNLPFGGVNHSGTGSYHGYFGFKTFSHERAVYMHQ; encoded by the coding sequence ATGACCGAAATCCAGCCCACCGCGGCAGACCTTTCCAGCGAAATCGCCCGCGTTTTCGCCCTGCAGCAAGCCAACCAGTGGAAGGTCAAGGCCACCACCGCCGAACAGCGCATGGCCAAGCTGGCAAAGCTGAAGGCGGCAGTCGAATCGCACACCGATGCGATCATCACCGCCGTGCTGGAAGATACGCGCAAGCCGCTGGGCGAAATCCGCGTCACCGAAGTGCTCAACGTCACCGGCAATATCCAGCGCAATATCGACAATCTCGATGCATGGATGACGCCGACCGACGTCACGCCTTCGATGAATCCTGCCGACAAGGCGAAGATCGTCTATGAAGCGCGCGGCGTCTGCCTGATCCTTGGGCCGTGGAACTTCCCGCTGGGCCTTGCGCTCGGCCCGGTCGCGGCGGCGGTGGCGGCGGGCAACTGCTGCATCGTCAAGCTCACCGACTTGTGCCCCGCCACGGCCAGGGTGGCGGCCAGCATCATCGCCGAAGCCTTCGACGAAAGCGAAGTCGCGCTGTTCGAAGGCGATGTCAGCGTGGCCAGCGCGCTGCTGGAACTTCCGTTCAATCACATCTTCTTCACCGGCAGCACCCGCGTCGGCAAGATCGTCATGGCTGCGGCCGCAAAGCATCTTGCCAGCGTCACGCTGGAACTGGGCGGCAAATCGCCGGTCATTGTCGATGAAAGCGCAGATATCGCCAAAGTTGCGGCACAGCTTGCCAATGCCAAGCAGTTCAACGGCGGACAGGCCTGCATCAGCCCCGATTACGTGTTTGTGCGCGAAGAGCAGAAGGCCGCTTTGATCGAAGGTTTTCGGGCGAATGTTGCCGCCAATCTTTACGACAACGGCGCGATCAGGAAGGATTCCATCGCCCAGATCGTCAATCCTGCAAACTTTGCCCGCGTGAAAGCGCTGTTCGACGATGCGGTGGAAAAAGGCGCGACCGTTGCGGTGGGCGGCATTCTGGAAGCGGACGACCTGACGATCCATCCGACGATGCTGACCGACGTTACCCCGCAGATGAAGATTCTGCAGGAGGAAATCTTCGCGCCCGTAATCCCGGTGATGACGTACGAAACGCTCGATCAGGCGATTGGCTATGTCCAGGCGCGCGACAAGCCGCTGGCACTCTATGTCTACAGCCAGGATGAAGCCAGTGTGGCGCGGGTGCTGAACGAGACGTCTTCGGGCGGCGTCACCGTCAATGGCGTGTTCTCGCACTACCTGGAAAACAATCTGCCGTTCGGCGGGGTCAATCATTCCGGCACCGGCAGCTACCACGGCTACTTCGGCTTCAAGACTTTCAGCCACGAACGCGCGGTTTACATGCATCAGTGA